A part of Salvelinus alpinus chromosome 5, SLU_Salpinus.1, whole genome shotgun sequence genomic DNA contains:
- the LOC139577303 gene encoding C-X-C motif chemokine 13-like isoform X2, producing the protein MPFKPHYLLVSLTLCWSVALQAFPMNGCAACQKCRCIRTSSAFISPRLFHRIEILPPGAHCRQTEIIVTKKDKATVCVTPDARWINKVIAKLQRTNKKRSAELPISTTIE; encoded by the exons ATGCCTTTCAAGCCACACTACCTGTTGGTCTCCCTGACTCTCTGCTGGTCCGTGGCTCTTCAAG CATTCCCCATGAACGGCTGTGCTGCATGTCAGAAGTGTCGCTGCATCCGGACGTCCTCTGCTTTCATCTCTCCTAGGCTGTTCCACAGGATAGAGATCCTACCTCCAGGTGCCCACTGTCGTCAAACAGAGATCAT CGTTACCAAGAAGGACAAAGCCACCGTCTGTGTGACTCCAGATGCACGATGGATCAACAAAGTCATTGCCAAGTTACAAAG AACCAACAAGAAGAGAAGTGCAGAACTTCCCATCTCAACCACCATTGAGTGA
- the LOC139577303 gene encoding C-X-C motif chemokine 13-like isoform X1, whose translation MPFKPHYLLVSLTLCWSVALQAAFPMNGCAACQKCRCIRTSSAFISPRLFHRIEILPPGAHCRQTEIIVTKKDKATVCVTPDARWINKVIAKLQRTNKKRSAELPISTTIE comes from the exons ATGCCTTTCAAGCCACACTACCTGTTGGTCTCCCTGACTCTCTGCTGGTCCGTGGCTCTTCAAG CAGCATTCCCCATGAACGGCTGTGCTGCATGTCAGAAGTGTCGCTGCATCCGGACGTCCTCTGCTTTCATCTCTCCTAGGCTGTTCCACAGGATAGAGATCCTACCTCCAGGTGCCCACTGTCGTCAAACAGAGATCAT CGTTACCAAGAAGGACAAAGCCACCGTCTGTGTGACTCCAGATGCACGATGGATCAACAAAGTCATTGCCAAGTTACAAAG AACCAACAAGAAGAGAAGTGCAGAACTTCCCATCTCAACCACCATTGAGTGA